A section of the Meles meles chromosome 8, mMelMel3.1 paternal haplotype, whole genome shotgun sequence genome encodes:
- the TPBGL gene encoding trophoblast glycoprotein-like, producing MAPRAGQPEQRGPLLPGLLLVAAALSRPAAPCPFQCYCFGGPKLLLRCASGAELRQPPRDVPPDARNLTIVGANLTVLRAAAFAGGDADGEEAAAGGVRLPLLSALRLTHNNIEVVEDGAFDGLPSLTALDLSHNPLRALGGGAFRGLPALRSLQLNHALARGGATLLTALDAALAPLDELRLLGLAGNALGRLPAAALRLQRLEQLDARLNALTGLGPDELRALERDGGLHAPRLLLADNPLRCGCAARPLLAWLRNATERVPDSRRLRCAAPRALQDRPFLDLDEARLRCADSDADGRGEEVDLAGPELEASYVFFGLVLALIGLIFLMVLYLNRRGIQRWMRNLREACRDQMEGYHYRYEQDADPRRAPAPAAPAGSRATSPGSGL from the coding sequence ATGGCCCCGCGCGCGGGACAGCCGGAGCAAAGGGGGCCGCTCCTGCCGGGGCTGCTGCTGGTGGCGGCGGCGCTGAGCCGGCCCGCCGCACCCTGTCCCTTCCAGTGCTACTGCTTCGGCGGCCCCAAGCTGCTGTTGCGCTGCGCGTCCGGCGCGGAGCTCCGGCAGCCGCCGCGGGACGTGCCGCCCGACGCGCGCAACCTCACCATCGTGGGCGCCAACCTGACGGTGCTGCGCGCGGCCGCCTTCGCCGGCGGGGACGCTGAcggggaggaggcggcggcgggcggcgtgcgcctgCCGCTCCTTAGCGCGCTGCGCCTCACGCACAACAACATCGAGGTAGTGGAGGACGGCGCCTTCGACGGGCTGCCCAGCCTGACGGCGCTCGATCTGAGCCACAACCCGCTGCGCGCCCTGGGCGGCGGCGCCTTCCGCGGGCTGCCGGCGCTGCGCTCCCTGCAGCTCAACCACGCGCTGGCGCGAGGCGGCGCCACGCTGCTAACCGCGCTGGACGCCGCGCTCGCCCCGCTGGACGAGCTGCGCCTCCTGGGCCTGGCGGGCAACGCGCTGGGCCGCCTGCCGGCCGCTGCGCTGCGCCTGCAGCGCCTGGAGCAGCTGGACGCGCGCCTCAACGCGCTGACGGGCCTGGGCCCCGACGAGCTGCGCGCGCTCGAGCGCGATGGCGGCCTCCACGCGCCGCGCTTGCTGCTCGCGGACAACCCCCTGCGCTGCGGCTGTGCCGCGCGCCCCCTGCTGGCCTGGCTGCGCAACGCCACGGAGCGCGTACCCGACTCCCGGCGCCTGCGTTGCGCCGCCCCGCGGGCGCTGCAGGACCGGCCTTTCCTGGACCTGGATGAGGCGCGGCTACGCTGCGCCGACAGCGACGCAGACGGTCGCGGGGAAGAAGTGGACCTCGCCGGCCCGGAGCTCGAAGCCTCCTACGTCTTCTTTGGGCTGGTGCTGGCGCTCATCGGCCTCATCTTCCTCATGGTGCTCTACCTGAACCGACGCGGTATCCAGCGCTGGATGCGCAACTTGCGCGAGGCCTGCCGGGACCAGATGGAAGGCTACCACTACCGCTATGAGCAGGACGCCGACCCGCGCCGCGCgcccgccccggccgcccccgccGGGTCCCGCGCCACCTCGCCGGGCTCGGGCCTCTGA